A window of Aeromicrobium duanguangcaii genomic DNA:
GATGCTCTCCATCCGCGACGGGGCCGACGTGGTGGCGACGGCGTCGGCGTTCCGGCTGGGCGACTCGCGGATCGAGAACGAGCTCGCCACGATCACCTCGCCCGACGTGGCGCGCACGCTGCTGCTCTACGTCTTCGGGCACACCCAGGCCACGCAGATGCATCGCCAGGCCGCCCACGTCGGCATCGTGGCCGAGGACCCCGACCTCGACGCGTCCTTCGCCCGCGGGCTCGCCCTCATCCTGCGCTGAGCGGCACCAGCGGCAGGTGCATCACGTGCAGGCCGACGAGGCCGTGCGCGCGCGAGTCGAACGCCTCCGGCACGGTGCCGATGATCTCGAAGCCCAGCGACCGCCACAGCGCGACGGCGGCCGTGTTGGTCTCGACCACGGCGTTGAACTGGATGGCGCGGAAGCCGGAGTCGCGGTGCCACTGGACGACGTGCTCGCCCAGCCGGCGGCCGACCCCGCGACCGCGCGCCTGCGGCGAGACCATGAACGACGCGGTGCCCACGTGACTGCCGCGACCGGGCCGGTTGGGCCCCATGATCGCGCTGCCCAGGACCGTCCCGTCCTCCTCGAGGACGACCGTGCGTCCGGGCGCCGGCTTCGTCCACAGCTCGCGCGCCTGCTCCGAGGTGAGGTCCAGCGGATAGGCGTAGGTCTCGCCCGCCTGGACGATCTCCTGGAAGAACGGCCACACCTGCGGCCAGTCGGACTCGGTCATCTCCCGGATCTGCACGGCCTCATCCCATCACGGCCGCTCGCGCGATCACCAGGAGGCGTGCAGCGGGCGTCCCTCGTCGTAGCCGGCGCTGGACTGCAGGCCCACGGTGGCGCGCTCGGCGAACTCCTCCAGCGAGCGCGCGCCCGCGTAGGTGAAGGACGAGCGGACACCGGCGGTGATCTGGTCGATGAGGTCCTCGACGCCCGGGCGCTCCGGATCGAGGAACATCCGCGAGGTCGAGATGCCCTCCTCGAACAGGGCCATGCGCGCCCGCTCGAAGCCGGCGGCGTCGCGCGTGCGGTTGGCCACGGCGCGCGAGGACGCCATGCCGAACGACTCCTTGTAGGCGCGTCCGTCGGCGCCGTGCATGAGGTCGCCGGGGCTCTCGTGCGTGCCGGCGAACCACGAGCCGATCATCACCGAGCCGGCGCCGGCGGCCAGGGCGAGGGCCACGTCGCGGGGCCAGCGCACGCCGCCGTCGGCCCACACGTGGGCGCCGAGCTCACGGGCGGCGTCGGCGCACTCCAGCACGGCCGAGAATTGGGGCCGGCCGACGCCGGTCATCATGCGCGTCGTGCACATCGCGCCGGGACCCACGCCGACCTTGACGATGTCGGCGCCGGCCTCGACGAGGTCTCGCACGCCCGACGCCGAGACGACGTTGCCGGCCGCGATGGGCACGCGTCGGCCCGTGGCTGCCTCGTGGGCGTCGCGGACCTCACGGACGATGGGCAGGGCGTCGAACATCTTGGCCTGGTGGCCGTGCGCGGTGTCGACGACGAGGACGTCCACCCCGAGGGCGACGAGCTCCTCGGCCTTGCGCCGGACGTCGCCGTTGATGCCGATCGCGGCACCCACGACGAGCCGGCCCTGCGGGTCGGTGGCGGGGGTGTAGATCGTCGAGCGCAGCGCGCCCTTGCGGGTCAGCACGCCGGCCAGCGCGCCACCATCGACGACGGGGGCGAACGGGACGTGCTGCTCGGAGAGCTCGTTGAACATCTCGCGAGGGTCGGCGCCGGCCTGCAGCACGAACGGATCGGTCAGCATGACCTCACGGACCTGGGCGAACCGGTCGATCTCGGCGGCCTGCTGCGGCGTGAAGACGCCGATGACCTTCATCTCGGGGGTGTCGAGCGACTCGACGACGACCGCGCCGCCGTGGGCGCGCTTGGGGACGAGGCTCAGCGCCTCGCCGACCGTCATGGTCGGGGTGAGCACGACGGGGGTGTCGTAGACCGGGTGCGCGGCCTTCACGCGGCTGACCGTCTCGGCGACGATGTCCAGCGGGATGTCCTGGGGCAGGATCGCGATGCCGCCGCGGCGGGCGACGGTCTCGGCCATGCGGCGTCCGGAGACCGCGGTCATGTTGGACACCACCAGCGGCAGGGTCGCGCCGGTGCCGTCGCCGGTGGACAGGTCGACGTCGAA
This region includes:
- a CDS encoding TetR family transcriptional regulator, with protein sequence MANSLDDVVSGALRVLDQYGLEFCSMRRVAGELGVQPSALYHHVPDKQTLLALMADRIVAGVEVGSDPQKAALALREAMLSIRDGADVVATASAFRLGDSRIENELATITSPDVARTLLLYVFGHTQATQMHRQAAHVGIVAEDPDLDASFARGLALILR
- a CDS encoding GuaB1 family IMP dehydrogenase-related protein, producing MRFLNDLQPSHDLTYNDVFMVPGRSEVASRFDVDLSTGDGTGATLPLVVSNMTAVSGRRMAETVARRGGIAILPQDIPLDIVAETVSRVKAAHPVYDTPVVLTPTMTVGEALSLVPKRAHGGAVVVESLDTPEMKVIGVFTPQQAAEIDRFAQVREVMLTDPFVLQAGADPREMFNELSEQHVPFAPVVDGGALAGVLTRKGALRSTIYTPATDPQGRLVVGAAIGINGDVRRKAEELVALGVDVLVVDTAHGHQAKMFDALPIVREVRDAHEAATGRRVPIAAGNVVSASGVRDLVEAGADIVKVGVGPGAMCTTRMMTGVGRPQFSAVLECADAARELGAHVWADGGVRWPRDVALALAAGAGSVMIGSWFAGTHESPGDLMHGADGRAYKESFGMASSRAVANRTRDAAGFERARMALFEEGISTSRMFLDPERPGVEDLIDQITAGVRSSFTYAGARSLEEFAERATVGLQSSAGYDEGRPLHASW
- a CDS encoding GNAT family N-acetyltransferase, with amino-acid sequence MQIREMTESDWPQVWPFFQEIVQAGETYAYPLDLTSEQARELWTKPAPGRTVVLEEDGTVLGSAIMGPNRPGRGSHVGTASFMVSPQARGRGVGRRLGEHVVQWHRDSGFRAIQFNAVVETNTAAVALWRSLGFEIIGTVPEAFDSRAHGLVGLHVMHLPLVPLSAG